Proteins encoded within one genomic window of Cyprinus carpio isolate SPL01 chromosome B22, ASM1834038v1, whole genome shotgun sequence:
- the LOC109091625 gene encoding follistatin-related protein 3-like gives MNFLAALHCVILITVCEIFEDHRTNAGMCWLQQGPEHRCDMVLMRGVSREECCAAGRLDTAWSNTSLPINEVSLLGFLGIVSCKPCKENCEGVNCGPGKVCRMKSGRPQCVCSPDCSNISTKHSVCGSDGNSYKDECALLMARCRGHPDLEIMYQGECKKSCSNVVCPGTHTCVTDQTNSAHCVMCRTAPCPMPMVTEQTICGNDNTTYPSACHLRRATCFLGRSIGVRHYGHCRRNEESEENSLF, from the exons ATGAACTTTTTGGCTGCACTACACTGTGTGATACTTATAACAGTTTGCGAAATATTTGAAGATCATCGAACGAACG cTGGCATGTGCTGGCTGCAGCAGGGTCCGGAGCACCGCTGTGATATGGTGCTCATGAGAGGCGTGAGCAGGGAAGAGTGCTGTGCGGCCGGCCGTCTGGACACCGCCTGGTCCAATACCAGTCTGCCTATCAATGAAGTCAGCCTGCTGGGATTCCTGGGAATAGTTTCCTGTAAGCCGTGCAAAG AGAACTGCGAGGGGGTCAACTGCGGCCCTGGAAAGGTGTGCAGGATGAAGTCTGGACGTCCCCAGTGCGTATGCTCTCCAGACTGTTCCAACATCTCCACTAAACACTCAGTGTGTGGGAGCGATGGGAACTCGTACAAGGACGAGTGCGCACTCCTGATGGCTCGCTGCAGAGGTCACCCTGACCTGGAGATTATGTACCAGGGGGAATGCAAAA AGTCCTGCTCGAATGTCGTATGTCCTGGGACGCATACCTGCGTGACAGACCAGACCAACAGTGCCCACTGCGTCATGTGCCGCACTGCACCCTGCCCGATGCCCATGGTCACTGAGCAAACCATCTGTGGCAATGATAACACCACTTACCCCAGTGCCTGCCACCTGCGTAGGGCTACCTGTTTTTTGGGTCGATCCATAGGGGTCCGCCATTATGGACACTGCAGAA GAAATGAAGAAAGTGAGGAGAATTCACTCTTCTGA
- the bsg gene encoding basigin isoform X1, translating into MRRKLFGVILAVCIGWFQAEAGTAGFIKSPLSQMKLIEDSAELDCEVIGNPIPEVQWWFIEGEEPIETVTQLFDGAREDHVRINATYINHATSTLILTNLTLNDTGVYECRASNDPDRNDLRTPPKVKWIRSQANVIVFEHPVITTKPDVVNHQNQTSATLTCNLTNTSFIIKGHYWTHNGKTIDKSESTSDKAFIEHTIKKIDYHSAGLYTCVFRTEPEVNATIEVKVLPYVGAYKHSENANEKDKAVLICVSHGYPLPTDWSWYKLGKDESEKIPIVNGTSDKYEIKTTPNKTTLYVKDLDINEDMGMYQCQGTNEIGSASDQIQLRVRSQLAALWPFLGIVAEVIILITIIFIYEKRRKPDEINDDDDSGSAPLKSNAATNHKDKNVRQRNSN; encoded by the exons ATGAGAAGGAAGCTGTTTGGCGTGATTCTCGCCGTTTGTATCGGTTGGTTCCAAGCCGAAGCTGGGACAG CGGGCTTCATAAAATCGCCCTTGTCTCAGATGAAACTCATAGAAGACAGTGCCGAGCTGGATTGCGAGGTCATAGGGAACCCCATCCCCGAAGTTCAATGGTGGTTCATTGAGGGTGAAGAGCCGATTGAAACGGTCACTCAGCTGTTTGACGGCGCGAGAGAGGATCACGTACGCATCAATGCCACCTATATCAACCACGCTACCAGCACACTCATCCTCACCAATCTAACACTCAACGACACGGGTGTTTACGAGTGCCGTGCTTCAAACGACCCTGACCGTAATGACCTCAGGACCCCACCCAAAGTCAAGTGGATTCGCTCGCAAGCGAACGTTATAGTGTTTGAAC ATCCAGTCATCACGACTAAACCAGATGTGGTGAACCACCAGAACCAGACCTCTGCAACACTAACCTGCAACCTTACCAACACTTCTTTTATCATCAAAGGCCACTATTGGACCCATAATGGCAAGACCATTGACAAATCAGAGTCAACCTCTGATAAAGCTTTCATTGAACACAC AATTAAAAAGATTGATTACCACTCTGCTGGACTATATACATGTGTCTTCCGAACAGAACCTGAGGTTAATGCAACCATTGAAGTTAAAG TTCTCCCATATGTAGGGGCCTACAAACACTCTGAAAATGCTAATGAGAAAGACAAAGCTGTCCTAATATGTGTGAGCCATGGATACCCCCTGCCTACTGACTGGAGTTGGTATAAGCTCGGTAAAGATGAAAGTGAAAAG ATTCCCATTGTCAATGGCACTAGTGACAAGTATGAGATCAAGACCACCCCCAACAAGACCACGCTGTACGTGAAAGATCTGGACATCAATGAGGACATGGGCATGTACCAGTGCCAGGGCACCAATGAAATAGGATCAGCCAGTGATCAGATTCAGCTGCGTGTGCGTAGCCAACTGGCCGCCCTTTGGCCATTCCTTGGCATTGTCGCTGAGGTCATTATTCTCATCACCATCATCTTCATCTATGAGAAGAGGAGAAAGCCAGACGAGATCAATGACG ATGATGACTCAGGATCTGCACCACT gaagagCAATGCTGCTACAAACCACAAAGACAAAAATGTCCGGCAAAGAAACTCCAACTGA
- the bsg gene encoding basigin isoform X2, producing MRRKLFGVILAVCIGWFQAEAGTAGFIKSPLSQMKLIEDSAELDCEVIGNPIPEVQWWFIEGEEPIETVTQLFDGAREDHVRINATYINHATSTLILTNLTLNDTGVYECRASNDPDRNDLRTPPKVKWIRSQANVIVFEHPVITTKPDVVNHQNQTSATLTCNLTNTSFIIKGHYWTHNGKTIDKSESTSDKAFIEHTIKKIDYHSAGLYTCVFRTEPEVNATIEVKVLPYVGAYKHSENANEKDKAVLICVSHGYPLPTDWSWYKLGKDESEKIPIVNGTSDKYEIKTTPNKTTLYVKDLDINEDMGMYQCQGTNEIGSASDQIQLRVRSQLAALWPFLGIVAEVIILITIIFIYEKRRKPDEINDGSAPLKSNAATNHKDKNVRQRNSN from the exons ATGAGAAGGAAGCTGTTTGGCGTGATTCTCGCCGTTTGTATCGGTTGGTTCCAAGCCGAAGCTGGGACAG CGGGCTTCATAAAATCGCCCTTGTCTCAGATGAAACTCATAGAAGACAGTGCCGAGCTGGATTGCGAGGTCATAGGGAACCCCATCCCCGAAGTTCAATGGTGGTTCATTGAGGGTGAAGAGCCGATTGAAACGGTCACTCAGCTGTTTGACGGCGCGAGAGAGGATCACGTACGCATCAATGCCACCTATATCAACCACGCTACCAGCACACTCATCCTCACCAATCTAACACTCAACGACACGGGTGTTTACGAGTGCCGTGCTTCAAACGACCCTGACCGTAATGACCTCAGGACCCCACCCAAAGTCAAGTGGATTCGCTCGCAAGCGAACGTTATAGTGTTTGAAC ATCCAGTCATCACGACTAAACCAGATGTGGTGAACCACCAGAACCAGACCTCTGCAACACTAACCTGCAACCTTACCAACACTTCTTTTATCATCAAAGGCCACTATTGGACCCATAATGGCAAGACCATTGACAAATCAGAGTCAACCTCTGATAAAGCTTTCATTGAACACAC AATTAAAAAGATTGATTACCACTCTGCTGGACTATATACATGTGTCTTCCGAACAGAACCTGAGGTTAATGCAACCATTGAAGTTAAAG TTCTCCCATATGTAGGGGCCTACAAACACTCTGAAAATGCTAATGAGAAAGACAAAGCTGTCCTAATATGTGTGAGCCATGGATACCCCCTGCCTACTGACTGGAGTTGGTATAAGCTCGGTAAAGATGAAAGTGAAAAG ATTCCCATTGTCAATGGCACTAGTGACAAGTATGAGATCAAGACCACCCCCAACAAGACCACGCTGTACGTGAAAGATCTGGACATCAATGAGGACATGGGCATGTACCAGTGCCAGGGCACCAATGAAATAGGATCAGCCAGTGATCAGATTCAGCTGCGTGTGCGTAGCCAACTGGCCGCCCTTTGGCCATTCCTTGGCATTGTCGCTGAGGTCATTATTCTCATCACCATCATCTTCATCTATGAGAAGAGGAGAAAGCCAGACGAGATCAATGACG GATCTGCACCACT gaagagCAATGCTGCTACAAACCACAAAGACAAAAATGTCCGGCAAAGAAACTCCAACTGA
- the bsg gene encoding basigin isoform X3: protein MRRKLFGVILAVCIGWFQAEAGTDPVITTKPDVVNHQNQTSATLTCNLTNTSFIIKGHYWTHNGKTIDKSESTSDKAFIEHTIKKIDYHSAGLYTCVFRTEPEVNATIEVKVLPYVGAYKHSENANEKDKAVLICVSHGYPLPTDWSWYKLGKDESEKIPIVNGTSDKYEIKTTPNKTTLYVKDLDINEDMGMYQCQGTNEIGSASDQIQLRVRSQLAALWPFLGIVAEVIILITIIFIYEKRRKPDEINDDDDSGSAPLKSNAATNHKDKNVRQRNSN, encoded by the exons ATGAGAAGGAAGCTGTTTGGCGTGATTCTCGCCGTTTGTATCGGTTGGTTCCAAGCCGAAGCTGGGACAG ATCCAGTCATCACGACTAAACCAGATGTGGTGAACCACCAGAACCAGACCTCTGCAACACTAACCTGCAACCTTACCAACACTTCTTTTATCATCAAAGGCCACTATTGGACCCATAATGGCAAGACCATTGACAAATCAGAGTCAACCTCTGATAAAGCTTTCATTGAACACAC AATTAAAAAGATTGATTACCACTCTGCTGGACTATATACATGTGTCTTCCGAACAGAACCTGAGGTTAATGCAACCATTGAAGTTAAAG TTCTCCCATATGTAGGGGCCTACAAACACTCTGAAAATGCTAATGAGAAAGACAAAGCTGTCCTAATATGTGTGAGCCATGGATACCCCCTGCCTACTGACTGGAGTTGGTATAAGCTCGGTAAAGATGAAAGTGAAAAG ATTCCCATTGTCAATGGCACTAGTGACAAGTATGAGATCAAGACCACCCCCAACAAGACCACGCTGTACGTGAAAGATCTGGACATCAATGAGGACATGGGCATGTACCAGTGCCAGGGCACCAATGAAATAGGATCAGCCAGTGATCAGATTCAGCTGCGTGTGCGTAGCCAACTGGCCGCCCTTTGGCCATTCCTTGGCATTGTCGCTGAGGTCATTATTCTCATCACCATCATCTTCATCTATGAGAAGAGGAGAAAGCCAGACGAGATCAATGACG ATGATGACTCAGGATCTGCACCACT gaagagCAATGCTGCTACAAACCACAAAGACAAAAATGTCCGGCAAAGAAACTCCAACTGA